ttagtttcagcttacttcagctattcaacaacttcagcaatcagttagcaaatttagcatatactgctaatttcacagttcagctaaatgtaaagattaaactgttaaacttgtccaactgatataacaggtgtttagacatttaagctgtccagatttttatacaatgttcacagattaaagttttttttcttgctatttagcattatttttctctattcttcacttactttttttgctttatttgcttgttggtgctttttgcttctacatctttcaagacattgagctcatttggacagttttgctttgtttcagcttcagttaagctgttcagcagcttcagcttacagtttcagctatccagcattcaaacagcatttgtgcaataaatgcaatttttctagtttgcCATTGTATTTTTCATCATTTTCATAACCGTGACAAGATATCACCATTCTGTAACCTGCATAATTGTGATCGTCAACATCTTCAATAAATAGGATaataaacccaaacccgctttctgcctggacaatagtgttgaagcgagtcattgcctccacccgcacccaagggtgactaaaagtgggacttgatagtcactacaCTGGGATTTCAACGAGTCAAACAAGGAAAAAAAGTGGACATTCAGGGTTTGATGAATGATGTCCTTTGTTTAAAGAGGAAATATTTTATTGTTTCAAGGAATTTCAGAAACAGAATCTATCCCTGATCCAAAATCAGCCTTCTGTTTTAGGCTCCATAAACAACTGAtatgtaatggaatgaaatgacttttttttcccttctttgctcaggactagtctgcatgagggaTAGTCTTGAGGCttctcctaccggctcggtttccagagagggttcactggacctcgatattcctgatctaaagagaacttccaccgaaggcaaggtagaccggcaaatggtgtctcaagctttttctgaagctaaccaaggcttaatgcaaaacaacatcttcagttcccgtcagaactaattgcttcttcggatttgctggttctgattgacatcacacgtcatccattcatctcctaatccatttttagttacactatacatttacttttaaagtcagtctagtttaatttgttagtaataaaattcttaacttttaaacttgactctctctattctgttgtctctgagtgaatacgtaacggttatctaatctctgcaataaaaagatccaatcatcTGGTTTAAATAAATTAGATGGGATTCATACTCGATATGGATCTTAGGTCTATGGTCATTGATTAAACTGTAATAATCTCATTTCATTACACTCATAAAGTCAGGTCTAATCTCTACATTAGAAATCCAACCTGCTCAAAGACTGGTTTCCATCATCAGTCACCATGGTACCAAACCCAGAAGGGAATCAGCTCCTGAACCAGAGGAACCACAGAGATGAAATTGATCCATAACAGTCATCTGGTTAATGTTGCATTTGTCCCTCCAGGGCCACCGTTCAGAACATCAACAGGAACAAAGGCAGCGTTGAGTCGCTTGTTAAGCTAagattttattttgtgttttcccTTTAAAGCAACATTCAATGTGAAAAGAGAAATCAACATTGCGTGCTTCTTTACATGATGGAAAcctgtcaccatggcaacctggTGCACACTGTGAGAAGAAATATGatttaaaaacagtaaaaaagttTTTACAGTAAATTTACAACAGAAAGAGCAATAACACTTCACAAAACGGGTCCTTATTAATGCTacctagtgcattattaagcattaataaactattcagTTATTAACAACTGTTAATTATTAATGTTATTAAGTAATAATTAACAGAGAGGGAATGAGAGGGAAGTCccagcctctcgacttaggctactgcccctgtgacccgactccggataagcggatgaaaatggatggagtaACAATTACAAAGCAGCCTccccacccccatcctaaccttaagaccacaatatcgaGAAAGTTAATcaaagggatcctttgtttattaatgcttaataatgcaataggtaacgttaataaagggacccttgtcTTAAAGTGTTCCCAGAAGACCTGTTCTGATTGGCTGGCAGTGAAATAAGCCTGAATGAAACAACTAGAAAGTATGGAGGCTGAGAAAGTCCAAACAGAGATTAGGTCAGAATGGCTGTTTCTTGATGAACCTGGTAAACATGCTGAAAGCAGCAACTGGTTTATCTGATGGAACCATGTGACCAGAACCCTGCAGGGAGacaaaaatcaatcaatcaggtGATCAACAACATGTTTCTGCAGCAGATCTGGTTCTGTGAAGCCAGCAGATCCAGATATGATTCACTAAAAGTCAGAACATCTGTGACCTTGTGTCCTATTTGGAGATCAAAGCCCCGCCCCCAAAGTGACATCAGAAGCTCACTGTGGATAATGATGATGGTTACCTTCACAGTGAGGAAGGCGATGTTGTCAAACTCTTTGACGAAGCCTCCAACCTGCTCACCGTCTATGTCTTGATAGAGCCAGGGACGCCGCTGAACCTCCACCTGAGAGACAAACATACAGGTGAACACACCTGAGGAGTCACTAACATTGTCCTTTAAGTTTAGAATCAGTGCTTAATTTGatccggatcttgccggaacaagatccgggaactgtcttattttgaaaggaccgttccggcaactgtctgctaggatccggcaactcacgtgaccaacttgtgctatacgcagggttcgaattacgggtgagctaaagggaTCCTGGCTCACCCCAAAGGACgacaggctcccctggaagccctcagtttacacacccagggggagcccaagAACAATTCTGGTTCTAcgtatattacattatctatgtggactctccggggattatttagagctgagaggcgcagagctcttacgcgctccagacagatgcgtcctgagcacggccacagtaacattcagaaagtgtcgccacctcaaaaacaaatttaacacgcgatcctttttatgtcggctcatttccttttatgttttctgtcttttatttgtgcctgatgtgtctttgacatcacctgttttgtccttcgGTGATTTCAGCTTACCGGTGCGGCCAACGCGCACTCCGCTATATTTgctgtcggtagatcttttagaactgcagttcaaaggtaactcataaggtgaatatatatgaagccatgtagcagtttctctttaggattgagagaagatgcaggaagataataaacagagacaggacaggaaaaatagtcaaataaaaacaagttagcttttgtacctggtggttgcaacaaacagacaccattgaaggtaatcagaagtgaggaacagaaaatgaaataattattttaatgtttagagcagaagGAACTCTGAGAAAAGTTtcatttacaaattaagcactttTTAGAATCTAAATCTCAAGTGGCTCAAAGTAAACACTACAATCTTCATTCAGGTGTTTGTTACCTGCTGATTCAGAGATTCAATGAACCACTCATCTCCCATGAAGTTACAGGCCATGTCCACGTCCCCGTTATAGACCAGCACCCGGTACTTCTGtccagagaaaacacacacacacacctgatgaaGAATCTACAGGTGATTATTCTACCTAAAACACCTGGAGCTAGAGCAGGGAGAGGTTAGGTTTAGGGCTGGATCTAACACAGGTGAACTGGTCCAGAATCAGGTGTGAATCCTGTAATAATTCATATATTCAGCAGAAAACGGACCAGATGATCCTGACTCATGAGTTCATTTTGATTTGCTGTAAACAGTATTTGAAGTTCTGTTCAGAcaggtgaagctgctgaacaggtgctgTGCTGCGTTTACTGACCAGAGCTGACAGCAGCTTCAGGTACTGTTTGCTGACATCCATGTAGAGCCGGCCATAGTTCAAGTTCACCTCAGCGCTGCAGCACAAGACAGAAACCACTGAGTTTCAATTCTGAACCAACTCAGGCAGACAGGTGAGAGTGAGACAGGTCATTGTGTTACCTGCAAATGACCCAGTCCAGAGCATTAGGACTTATGTGCAGAGCACGCTTGACATAGATGTTGTTCAAGTAGAGGTATGAGGGGGTGGAGTTGGTGCAAGGCGGGTCCAAACGGACAGACAGGTGCAGTGCTGCCAGGTTTTGTAGCTTCTGCAGGTAGACAAACAGCTGAGTAGTAGTTGTGTAGCAACAACCAGGTGAGTCACATCAAAGAGACGAGGAGGGTTCATATGTACCTGGCTCCACTGCCGGTTCCACTGGTGGTGGATGAAGGTGTTTCCCAAATCTCTGATCACCAGCTGGCCACTCTCCACACTGCCAACCAATCAAAAACAAGTTACCTGCCTGGGGTCCGGGCCACAACTGCAACAGGtgcaactaatgggccattcccatctgtaccgggtcggcccaggccgggtagccccagtcggccccagtcggccccagcctggcccggttgattccacacatccttgtcttaagcccatgtgggctgattctacccaccaatcagaggcttgctctaatggaaggtgtgaatttgctgtcagcagtgggtgtgttggccctggtcggcctgaagcagaccccctcgagaagagggctgagaatgagccttggttggcctggaaaaataccaggccacccagatatgtaaacaacctacgctacccggcccgggccgacccggtacagatgagaaTGGCCCATAAACAAGTTACAGCTCACCTTAATCTGTGAGGGACTCCACCTGGACAGGAAGCATACAGGTTGTACATGTTTAGTCCTGAATTGTAGACAATGGTCTGGACCTCCAACAGCTGCAAAGACACAGAGATTACTACCAGAGGATACCTGTAGACGCCTGAGACCACAAGTAAGGTACTTCTGTCCAGTCCAGACTCACGCTGTCAGAGCAGTTTTGGTTCTGGTTATTGTAGAAGTTGCACTTCCCATCTTTGCAGCAGAACATCTGCAGCTGTGTCCAGAGCCGAGTCCCCAGCAGGCCGTGATAGTAGGCGAAGAACACCAGAGAGTTATCGTTCAGCTCGTAGCTCGACATCCCGTTTCCCACGGCAATACCCTGCAGCACAGGTGAAAGCGGACAGCTGAAATGGACAGACGCACAGACATGTCTGCCCTGCAGAAGAACCAGAGCAGTCCCACCTGCAGGTTCATGCTGGCGTCCTCCATCACCCTCTCAGCGAGCGTTGGGATGTAGATTCCTCCATAACTTTCACCAGTCAGGAAGAGCTCGTTGCTGCTGAACTCCGGGAACAGGCGGAAGAACTCCTTCAGGGCCAGGAAGTTGTTCATCGACACCTGCAGACACAAAACACTTGAAACCTAAGAACACCACAGAGCTGCATCAGAGAGCCGAGGGCATCGCTGACCTCTGTGTCGTTGGTGACGTAATTCTTATCGTCGGAGTACGAGAAGCCGACGCCAGCTGGAGACTCCAGGTACAAAACATTAGCAATCTGCAGGTGAACAACGAATCAATGAGCTTTCAGAAGATGTACTAACCATCACTAGGTCACATGACACACCTTGTTCCAAGAGTAAGGGTTGTACTGCAGGGTTACCCCATCATCCTGGATCTGAAAGGACGGATGTCAGAGGTCATCTATtgttggggtggtggtgggggggggggggggggtcagaagtTACCTACCAGGAAAGGGCCATGTTCAGTCAGCAGTCCATCCAATGAGCTGCAGCCGGGACCACCGTTAAGCCACAAAACCACCGGGTCAGAGGACGGCTTGTTCTGGGACTGCACAAACCTGAAAAGAGAAGAGGAGTTCAGGCGAGGCTCAGGTGAGGTCATAACTCAAGTGTGTGACAGTCGAGGTAATGACCAGTAGTGAAGATGTTTCCCATTGGACACGTTCAAGTATCCGGAGAAGTGCCTGAAGCTGGGCTGTTTCTGTAGACCAGGCAGGAAGGTGATCTCATCATCAACTGGAGCTGCATCAGTGCCCAGCAGAGGCACCAGGAACAACCACAGCAGCACCTTCATCTAAAGGGAAGAGGACACAAACACctgcaatcagacaggaagtgatgcCATCATCTATAGCTTCATACCTCCGGTAGGAGCTTGGATTAGAAGAGCTTAACTCAAATTACAAAAGTTACTTCAGATTAACATTTGAGCATCTCAGAAGCTCCGACGGGGAGCCTAAGGCTCCTCCCTCTCCGGTCGGCTCACGTGTCCCTGAACGGGgtgataaaagttattttctaatgTAAACATTGCCCAATGCCCAGAATCACACCCAGTATTCTTCAATTAAATGATTAATTATGGGAGCTGATTTATTAACAACAAATCAGACGTGTCATATATGAGGTCACAGCAGAAGATCCCCTCCCCCACTGTAGCTGCTActgaccacatgaccagatttacggTGGTGCTCTCCACctttaatgctccttctgtcatCCTGGAGGAAGGACGTGAAGCTCGCTAAACTCACAGCTGGTTTGGTGAGATGAGCGGTTGGAGTCCTctacgtgttttcacacaaaactcaAGTAACTTTGGCTGGCTGCTGAAAATCAACGCTTTCTTGGCATCTTGTTAAATCCATGACACATCAAACAGGATCAGACAGTAACTGTCGgctcatagactcccattcatgTTTTTTGCAGTAG
This sequence is a window from Nothobranchius furzeri strain GRZ-AD chromosome 3, NfurGRZ-RIMD1, whole genome shotgun sequence. Protein-coding genes within it:
- the ctsa gene encoding lysosomal protective protein isoform X4, with product MKVLLWLFLVPLLGTDAAPVDDEITFLPGLQKQPSFRHFSGYLNVSNGKHLHYWFVQSQNKPSSDPVVLWLNGGPGCSSLDGLLTEHGPFLIQDDGVTLQYNPYSWNKIANVLYLESPAGVGFSYSDDKNYVTNDTEVSMNNFLALKEFFRLFPEFSSNELFLTGESYGGIYIPTLAERVMEDASMNLQGIAVGNGMSSYELNDNSLVFFAYYHGLLGTRLWTQLQMFCCKDGKCNFYNNQNQNCSDSLLEVQTIVYNSGLNMYNLYASCPGGVPHRLSVESGQLVIRDLGNTFIHHQWNRQWSQKLQNLAALHLSVRLDPPCTNSTPSYLYLNNIYVKRALHISPNALDWVICSAEVNLNYGRLYMDVSKQYLKLLSALKYRVLVYNGDVDMACNFMGDEWFIESLNQQVEVQRRPWLYQDIDGEQVGGFVKEFDNIAFLTVKGSGHMVPSDKPVAAFSMFTRFIKKQPF
- the ctsa gene encoding lysosomal protective protein isoform X1, whose product is MTSGACLQWSRCVKMKVLLWLFLVPLLGTDAAPVDDEITFLPGLQKQPSFRHFSGYLNVSNGKHLHYWFVQSQNKPSSDPVVLWLNGGPGCSSLDGLLTEHGPFLIQDDGVTLQYNPYSWNKIANVLYLESPAGVGFSYSDDKNYVTNDTEVSMNNFLALKEFFRLFPEFSSNELFLTGESYGGIYIPTLAERVMEDASMNLQGIAVGNGMSSYELNDNSLVFFAYYHGLLGTRLWTQLQMFCCKDGKCNFYNNQNQNCSDSLLEVQTIVYNSGLNMYNLYASCPGGVPHRLSVESGQLVIRDLGNTFIHHQWNRQWSQKLQNLAALHLSVRLDPPCTNSTPSYLYLNNIYVKRALHISPNALDWVICSAEVNLNYGRLYMDVSKQYLKLLSALKYRVLVYNGDVDMACNFMGDEWFIESLNQQVEVQRRPWLYQDIDGEQVGGFVKEFDNIAFLTVKGSGHMVPSDKPVAAFSMFTRFIKKQPF
- the ctsa gene encoding lysosomal protective protein isoform X2 translates to MKMNMKVLLWLFLVPLLGTDAAPVDDEITFLPGLQKQPSFRHFSGYLNVSNGKHLHYWFVQSQNKPSSDPVVLWLNGGPGCSSLDGLLTEHGPFLIQDDGVTLQYNPYSWNKIANVLYLESPAGVGFSYSDDKNYVTNDTEVSMNNFLALKEFFRLFPEFSSNELFLTGESYGGIYIPTLAERVMEDASMNLQGIAVGNGMSSYELNDNSLVFFAYYHGLLGTRLWTQLQMFCCKDGKCNFYNNQNQNCSDSLLEVQTIVYNSGLNMYNLYASCPGGVPHRLSVESGQLVIRDLGNTFIHHQWNRQWSQKLQNLAALHLSVRLDPPCTNSTPSYLYLNNIYVKRALHISPNALDWVICSAEVNLNYGRLYMDVSKQYLKLLSALKYRVLVYNGDVDMACNFMGDEWFIESLNQQVEVQRRPWLYQDIDGEQVGGFVKEFDNIAFLTVKGSGHMVPSDKPVAAFSMFTRFIKKQPF
- the ctsa gene encoding lysosomal protective protein isoform X3, whose protein sequence is MDLWMKVLLWLFLVPLLGTDAAPVDDEITFLPGLQKQPSFRHFSGYLNVSNGKHLHYWFVQSQNKPSSDPVVLWLNGGPGCSSLDGLLTEHGPFLIQDDGVTLQYNPYSWNKIANVLYLESPAGVGFSYSDDKNYVTNDTEVSMNNFLALKEFFRLFPEFSSNELFLTGESYGGIYIPTLAERVMEDASMNLQGIAVGNGMSSYELNDNSLVFFAYYHGLLGTRLWTQLQMFCCKDGKCNFYNNQNQNCSDSLLEVQTIVYNSGLNMYNLYASCPGGVPHRLSVESGQLVIRDLGNTFIHHQWNRQWSQKLQNLAALHLSVRLDPPCTNSTPSYLYLNNIYVKRALHISPNALDWVICSAEVNLNYGRLYMDVSKQYLKLLSALKYRVLVYNGDVDMACNFMGDEWFIESLNQQVEVQRRPWLYQDIDGEQVGGFVKEFDNIAFLTVKGSGHMVPSDKPVAAFSMFTRFIKKQPF